aacggCCCCTTTTCTATGCGGACTATAGCGTTTCACCAGTCAGTAGgcttatttactttttcaattACTTGTAGATGTTCCATTCTATCTAATTCTACTTTAAGTTTTGAATGTAATGCATAGCGAATTCTACGAACTGGACATATTTTTGGTGTAATTCTAGTGTCAATGTGTAAGCCCTTCATGTGGTAAACAACCTAACCCTTCAAATGTGTCTGAATATGTATCAAGAAATGATTGTACTGACCTTTGAGTTTGATtggatgttaatttaaataatcttttgaCAATACCCTGGTTGGTCTTCACAAGTTTTCCAGCCTAGTATAGTTGAACAGTCACATTTTACAACCATAGATTGAATATTAACTTGTTTCTTATTTTCAAAAGTACATGGCAGTGTTATACTACTTAGACCCGATTTCACCAAAgcagaataatttttattccaagtataaaactaatatttactcTCGGATGTTTGCGTTTCACCAACTACTTATCCAGAGAATAAGCAAGTTATACGAGAGTAATTCTTACCCCATCAATTTTGAAGGAATAACGAGCTTGATCTTCGGATAAAATCAAAATGGCGTTTTTTATTAGCCAGCTAATGGTCAATCTATGTCTTGTCAATCAACTGGCAGAGAGCAACCATCACATTAATAACGAAAGCAATTATTATTGAGGAGCAACCCAAGAGATTTATTTTTccagtatattatattactctttaaatatataaaaaaaagcctTATAGCAACTGGGTACATTGTGAAATTGTAACGAAAAATAAGTTCatttacgttttataattaaaatatgcagCATTTGAGACAACTTATTTCGTAAAATGAAAGCGACAGTGAAGATGACTTATGTTGTAATACGACGTCCAAGATGGCTCAAAGAAAGAAATGAGCATTTTTACAACTATGACGAAAAGGATTTCATGATAAGATTTCGTTTATCTAAAGCAGCAACATATAATTTACTACTGAAGATTGAAAATCAATTGGAATTTATGTCTGAGaggttagtaatataatatgtatgtacttaaattGCTTAGCtagactattattataatttacatacccAACCTAAAATGTCAATGTTAgttttaaagctttattttatttatttatactttgtaaGAATGATACTTTCTATGTACAAATTTTAATGGATTGTACAGTACAGTTATTAGGTGTATAATTAGTATGTACTATGTTTTTGttcatagattttaaaataatacgattACGTTTTTCGTTCTTTCAGGAACCAATCTATATCCCCCATCAACCAGCTTTTGACCACCCTAAGATTCTATGCAACCAACAACACACAATTAGCCACTGGTGATTTCAGTGGATTTAGTGTATCAACAGCACATAGAATACACCGAGTTAGTGCAGCTATAGCATCGTTACATCAAGAATATGTAAAATTTCCTACTAAGAAGCAGGAAATACAGCAAGAACAAAGTAACTTTTATCAAATAGCTAAGTTTCCTAGAGCAATAGGAGCAATGGATTGCACCCATGTTAGGATAACATCTCCAGGTGGAGATCAGGCTGAAATTTTCAGAAATAGAAagggatatttttgtattaacgtCCAGACTATTTGCAATGCAAATATGGAGATTACTGATATTGTTGCAAGATGGCCAAGGTCATGTCACGACAgcactatttttaataattgctatCGAAAAGCCATCTTTTATGTTAGACATAATGGTGATGCGTTATTACTTGTTGATTATGGATATGCTTCCACATCCTATACAATGCCTCCACTAGAAAATCCAAAGACTCCATTAGAACATCTATACAATGAGTCACAAATTAGATCAAGGAATCCTATTGAAAGGTCTTATGGAATTTGGAAACGGAGATACACGTCGGAACTATTTTGATGATTACGATGACATCGATATAAGCACAAGGTTTCGATTGTCAAAAGAAtctgttttgactattttagAAATCAGAGGGCCTACCATCATCTTTTATCGAGCGACTCAGTATTGATTCAGTTCAATATCGGTTCCTAAACTGAATCGGGTTATTTCGTACCATCATGTCGTTAACTCACTATCGCAATTGAGTCGGAACTCGGTGGATGAGTGAATGAAATTTGTCTCTGGTCTGTTCGCtacacaacaaattaaaaagggaTAGCCCTATAAGCACTGTATAAGTGTGTTTCGCTTGTTCAATACTTCGAGTTCTGCGTTCCGAAACCTTAGTTAGTTATTTCCCGATAAGTTACTGTTTATTTtggttaaaatgaaataaattaaaaatgactaatATATACGaactgttaataatttaattgaaaggCGGGTATTAACTCGCtacaaacttaatttaattccttgatttaggt
The sequence above is a segment of the Manduca sexta isolate Smith_Timp_Sample1 unplaced genomic scaffold, JHU_Msex_v1.0 HiC_scaffold_2723, whole genome shotgun sequence genome. Coding sequences within it:
- the LOC115444159 gene encoding putative nuclease HARBI1; the protein is YDYVFRSFRNQSISPINQLLTTLRFYATNNTQLATGDFSGFSVSTAHRIHRVSAAIASLHQEYVKFPTKKQEIQQEQSNFYQIAKFPRAIGAMDCTHVRITSPGGDQAEIFRNRKGYFCINVQTICNANMEITDIVARWPRSCHDSTIFNNCYRKAIFYVRHNGDALLLVDYGYASTSYTMPPLENPKTPLEHLYNESQIRSRNPIERSYGIWKRRYTSELF